A stretch of Myxococcus hansupus DNA encodes these proteins:
- a CDS encoding metallophosphoesterase family protein, with the protein MRVGAKGWVLASLVVAGCGMRPSENRAIVDSKVGQAQQGGLTVAVADGLASVRELAPGSLVFWGNAPAFSTRIEVGADAPSSWMVTVRNAMPDAVLVAEEEGGAALTLEALPQALPTVKVWRVALRSGSTVRLSVAPPDAETREPFRFLSLADVQEALPRVGDIYERMRRDDSARFILFAGDLTESGTRDELLEFQERLEAGSRIPLYATLGNHETFTRDAAEYHALVGRGSQSFVFKGVRFTVLDSSNGTLDPWVEEQLDGWLESGRQGTHVVSMHVPPQDPVGLRGGGFANRGEAAGLVGKMARAGVDLTLYGHIHSYYSFTNAGIPAFIAGGGGALPETFDGVGRHYLAVDVSADDGLQQAALVRVD; encoded by the coding sequence ATGCGCGTGGGAGCGAAGGGGTGGGTGCTGGCGTCGCTGGTGGTGGCGGGGTGCGGGATGCGGCCCTCGGAGAACCGCGCCATCGTGGACTCAAAGGTGGGCCAGGCCCAGCAGGGTGGCCTGACGGTGGCGGTGGCGGACGGGCTGGCGTCGGTGCGTGAGCTGGCGCCGGGCTCGCTCGTGTTCTGGGGCAACGCGCCGGCGTTCTCCACCCGCATCGAGGTGGGCGCGGACGCGCCGTCCAGTTGGATGGTGACGGTGCGCAACGCGATGCCAGACGCGGTGCTGGTGGCCGAGGAGGAGGGTGGCGCGGCGCTGACGCTGGAGGCGCTGCCGCAGGCCTTGCCCACGGTGAAGGTGTGGCGCGTGGCGCTGCGCTCGGGGTCGACGGTGCGCCTCTCCGTGGCGCCGCCGGACGCGGAGACGCGGGAGCCGTTCCGCTTCCTCTCGCTGGCGGACGTGCAGGAGGCGCTGCCGCGCGTCGGGGACATCTATGAGCGCATGCGGCGGGATGACTCGGCGCGCTTCATCCTCTTCGCGGGAGACCTCACGGAGTCCGGCACGCGCGACGAGCTGCTGGAGTTCCAGGAGCGGCTGGAGGCGGGCTCACGGATTCCGCTGTACGCCACCCTGGGCAACCACGAGACGTTCACCCGCGACGCGGCCGAGTACCACGCGCTGGTGGGCCGAGGCAGCCAGAGCTTCGTCTTCAAGGGCGTGCGCTTCACGGTGCTGGACTCCAGCAACGGCACGTTGGACCCGTGGGTGGAGGAGCAGCTCGACGGGTGGCTGGAGTCGGGGCGGCAGGGCACGCACGTGGTGTCCATGCACGTGCCGCCGCAGGACCCGGTGGGCCTGCGCGGCGGCGGCTTCGCGAACCGGGGCGAGGCTGCGGGGCTGGTGGGGAAGATGGCGCGCGCGGGCGTGGACCTGACGCTCTACGGGCACATCCACTCCTATTACTCGTTCACCAACGCGGGCATCCCCGCCTTCATCGCGGGGGGCGGTGGTGCCCTGCCGGAGACGTTCGACGGTGTGGGCCGACACTATCTGGCAGTGGACGTCAGCGCGGACGACGGGCTCCAGCAGGCGGCGTTGGTGCGCGTGGATTGA
- a CDS encoding serine/threonine-protein kinase — protein MAENSPQHFGKYVLLSKIAAGGMAVTYRARMTGAAGVTKPCVIKQILPHFVDDTDFVEMFIGEARLVASMSHSNIAQVFDFGEVDGQYFIAMELVQGQPLSKVLRRAQRMGMGVFPEALALHVASKLCDGLDYAHRHIGEDGQAMGLVHRDVSPDNVLISYEGEVKVIDFGIAKATSAVEAKTSPGTLKGKYPYFSPEQAQGRQDLDARTDVYAAGVVLYEMVCGKRPYEGEFVTVLPRILVGDCLPPSVLNPAVSADVETVISHAMALDREARYQTAKDLSESLVELLYRDNPRFTPTLLSQLMAHLFAEELTAEGRKVELSAAFQEQLAAWQTGAVEPSQGRARLPSSNSQRASSPGIRSRPGSDSGKPGSEGGRRPTTSNPGARRPTSSGVRRVTNPQVPRSEGGARRTFTSERPALPAPALDEEPFTDAGDAPPPTLAAPHDTPVEVPAVSPTEGKEPTTEAHSVGTWGPKGYRTTVDDARDKLAREEAARVAQGKEKARTLTVSVFAIAGVLLVLGVFYKLVIARDSTFDDMSASSTTLWLASKPAGATVRLNDRTLQGVTPMMIEVRIGEANTVALTMPGYLPWTKRFTPTSTLVEPLTAELKRATEPEKPPVVAVKATHVPGNTGATVSDDAGATPSDDAGAVASAVTGEDAGAPLAADSGGAEQAVAQGGPVQDSATSPTARPMNEEDYPTRMLVLRPRHNAAPIAEYATASIELNPATTYSVWTQGTAALAEGRGTASNTLAYYIEGDVPADNSFGLLGASTRTIKGARKLHVFALDENGPDDNSGAVRINVRQSAYVPPRSFTFEAKEHAVQLKPEHQMLLRGLDPKSTYLFTVRDDLAELRSGPNGRVRQVLCMERRPEPASVRVTHRILQAGKRYQVSGAEDLHCTFPDAQVGDNRGAFEVDIVDVTAMSRKERAEALKGSGRSER, from the coding sequence GTGGCGGAAAACAGCCCTCAGCACTTCGGCAAATACGTCCTCCTCTCGAAGATTGCCGCGGGAGGCATGGCGGTCACCTACCGCGCACGGATGACGGGCGCGGCGGGGGTCACCAAGCCCTGCGTCATCAAGCAAATCCTCCCGCACTTCGTCGACGACACGGACTTCGTCGAGATGTTCATCGGAGAGGCGCGGCTCGTGGCCAGCATGAGCCACAGCAACATCGCGCAGGTCTTCGACTTCGGCGAGGTGGACGGGCAGTACTTCATCGCCATGGAGTTGGTGCAGGGCCAGCCCTTGTCCAAGGTGCTGCGCCGCGCCCAACGCATGGGGATGGGCGTCTTCCCGGAGGCATTGGCCCTCCACGTGGCCAGCAAGCTGTGTGACGGCCTGGACTACGCGCACCGCCACATTGGCGAGGACGGCCAGGCCATGGGCCTGGTGCACCGCGACGTGTCGCCAGACAACGTCCTCATCTCCTACGAGGGCGAGGTCAAGGTCATCGACTTCGGCATCGCCAAGGCGACCAGCGCGGTGGAGGCGAAGACGTCTCCCGGCACGCTCAAGGGCAAGTACCCGTACTTCTCCCCGGAGCAGGCCCAGGGCCGGCAGGACCTGGACGCCCGCACGGACGTGTACGCCGCGGGCGTCGTCCTCTACGAAATGGTGTGTGGCAAGCGCCCCTATGAAGGGGAGTTCGTCACCGTCCTGCCCCGAATCCTCGTCGGAGACTGCCTGCCGCCGTCCGTCCTCAACCCCGCCGTCAGCGCGGACGTGGAGACGGTCATCTCCCACGCGATGGCGCTGGACCGCGAGGCGCGCTACCAGACGGCGAAGGACTTGAGCGAGTCGCTGGTGGAGCTGCTCTACCGCGACAACCCGCGCTTCACCCCCACCCTGCTGTCGCAGCTCATGGCGCACCTCTTCGCCGAGGAGTTGACCGCCGAGGGCCGCAAGGTGGAGCTGTCCGCCGCCTTCCAGGAGCAGCTCGCCGCGTGGCAGACGGGGGCCGTGGAGCCCTCGCAGGGCCGCGCGCGGCTCCCGTCCAGCAACAGCCAGCGGGCCTCCAGTCCCGGCATCCGCAGCCGGCCGGGCAGCGACAGCGGCAAGCCCGGGAGCGAGGGCGGACGCCGCCCCACCACGAGCAACCCGGGGGCTCGCCGGCCCACCAGCAGCGGCGTGCGGCGGGTGACGAATCCGCAGGTTCCGCGCTCCGAGGGCGGCGCGCGGAGGACCTTCACCTCCGAGCGCCCCGCGCTCCCCGCCCCCGCGCTGGACGAGGAGCCGTTCACCGACGCGGGTGACGCGCCGCCCCCCACCCTGGCCGCGCCGCACGACACCCCCGTCGAGGTGCCCGCCGTCTCGCCCACCGAAGGCAAGGAGCCCACCACCGAGGCGCATTCGGTGGGGACGTGGGGCCCGAAGGGCTACCGCACCACCGTGGACGATGCCCGCGACAAGCTGGCGCGCGAGGAGGCCGCGCGCGTGGCGCAGGGCAAGGAGAAGGCGCGCACCCTGACGGTGAGTGTCTTCGCCATCGCCGGGGTGCTGCTCGTCCTCGGCGTGTTCTACAAGCTGGTCATCGCGCGCGACTCGACGTTCGACGACATGTCCGCGTCGTCGACCACGCTGTGGCTGGCCTCCAAACCCGCGGGCGCCACCGTGCGGCTCAACGACCGGACGCTCCAGGGCGTCACGCCGATGATGATTGAAGTCCGCATTGGCGAGGCCAACACAGTGGCCCTCACGATGCCGGGCTACCTGCCCTGGACCAAGCGCTTCACGCCGACCTCCACCCTGGTGGAGCCGCTGACCGCGGAGCTGAAGCGCGCCACCGAGCCCGAGAAGCCGCCGGTCGTGGCGGTCAAGGCCACGCACGTCCCCGGAAACACGGGCGCCACCGTCAGCGACGACGCCGGCGCGACGCCCAGCGACGACGCCGGCGCGGTCGCCAGCGCCGTGACAGGGGAGGACGCGGGCGCGCCGCTGGCCGCGGACAGTGGCGGCGCGGAGCAGGCCGTGGCCCAGGGCGGCCCGGTGCAGGACTCCGCCACCTCGCCCACGGCCCGCCCGATGAACGAGGAGGACTACCCCACGCGCATGCTGGTGCTGCGGCCCCGGCACAATGCGGCGCCCATCGCCGAGTACGCCACCGCGAGCATCGAGCTGAACCCGGCCACCACGTATTCGGTGTGGACGCAGGGCACCGCCGCGCTGGCCGAGGGCCGGGGCACCGCGTCCAACACGCTGGCCTATTACATCGAAGGCGACGTCCCAGCGGACAACAGCTTCGGGCTGCTCGGCGCGTCGACGCGCACCATCAAGGGCGCGCGCAAGCTCCACGTCTTCGCGCTGGACGAGAACGGCCCGGACGACAACAGCGGCGCCGTGCGCATCAACGTGCGCCAGTCCGCCTACGTGCCGCCGCGCTCGTTCACCTTCGAAGCGAAGGAGCACGCGGTGCAGTTGAAGCCCGAGCACCAGATGCTGCTGCGCGGCCTCGACCCCAAGTCCACCTACCTGTTCACCGTTCGGGATGACCTCGCGGAGCTGCGCTCGGGCCCCAACGGCCGCGTGCGCCAGGTGCTGTGTATGGAGCGGCGTCCGGAGCCCGCCTCGGTGCGAGTCACCCACCGCATCCTCCAGGCGGGAAAGCGCTACCAGGTGTCCGGCGCGGAGGACCTGCACTGCACCTTCCCGGACGCGCAGGTGGGCGACAACCGGGGCGCCTTCGAGGTGGACATCGTCGACGTGACGGCCATGTCCCGGAAGGAGCGCGCCGAGGCGCTGAAGGGCTCGGGCCGCTCGGAGCGGTAG
- the gyrB gene encoding DNA topoisomerase (ATP-hydrolyzing) subunit B, which translates to MEKTPATGSAVAPPPAEYGTDSITKLEGREAVRKRPGMYIGDTVAYGLHKLVYEVVDNAVDESLAGHCTDIEVVIHVDGSLSVQDNGRGIPVGPHPKFPGKDTLEVVLTELHAGSKFGNGAYKVSGGLHGVGVTCVNFLSEWFKVRVQRNGTVYEQSYAQGISESPPREVGTTDKRGTYIAFKPDSTVMEMVEFNFETLSQRLRELAFLNAGLHITIRDERTNKEHDFKFDGGISSFVEYLNKSKQTLHDKPISFSTEREGVTLDIAMQWNDGYDERIYTFANNINTHEGGSHLSGFKAALTRTLNSYAEKGSLWKDLKETPTGEDAREGLSAVISVKLTNPQFEGQTKTKLGNSEVKGLVEQMVNDQLGSFLEETPMVAKKVVAKIGDACRARLAARKARETVRRKGVLDGGGLPGKLADCQSRDPNESELYIVEGDSAGGSAKQGRDRRNQAILPLRGKILNVEKARFEKMLTSAEIVTLITALGTGIGAEDYDPEKARYHRIILMTDADVDGSHIRTLLLTFFFRQMPELLQKGYLYIAQPPLYKVTRNKKDQYVKDEHALNEYLLKSASEHARVLTPDGELGGAELKGLLEKVITYEERLEKQAKRRDARVVDALVQGARLSADTLADEAALGTAVKAAYDTFERRMPDVLGRVRHELVQDPEHHTKKLVFHTDVNGAMRETVLDHAFLSSPEYVELSTLRDAFVALGKPPYKVRVDAGEITVFSVQEVLAAVRKDAQRGLGLQRYKGLGEMNPEQLWDTTMNPATRTLLQVRVEDAVESDEIFSLLMGEAVEPRREFIERNALDVQNLDI; encoded by the coding sequence ATGGAAAAGACCCCCGCTACCGGCTCGGCGGTTGCTCCGCCGCCCGCGGAGTATGGGACGGACAGCATTACCAAGCTCGAGGGCCGCGAGGCGGTCCGGAAGCGCCCCGGCATGTACATTGGCGACACGGTGGCCTACGGCCTCCACAAGCTCGTGTACGAGGTCGTCGACAACGCGGTCGACGAATCCCTGGCCGGGCACTGCACCGACATCGAGGTCGTCATCCACGTGGATGGCTCCTTGAGCGTGCAGGACAACGGCCGCGGCATCCCCGTGGGCCCACACCCCAAGTTTCCCGGCAAGGACACCCTGGAGGTCGTCCTCACGGAGCTGCACGCCGGCAGCAAGTTCGGCAACGGCGCGTACAAGGTCTCCGGTGGCCTCCACGGCGTGGGCGTCACCTGCGTCAACTTCCTCTCGGAGTGGTTCAAGGTCCGCGTCCAGCGCAACGGCACGGTCTACGAGCAGTCGTACGCGCAGGGCATCTCGGAGTCGCCGCCGCGCGAGGTGGGCACCACCGACAAGCGCGGCACGTACATCGCCTTCAAGCCGGACTCCACGGTGATGGAGATGGTGGAGTTCAACTTCGAGACGCTCAGCCAGCGTCTGCGCGAGTTGGCCTTCCTCAACGCGGGCCTGCACATCACCATCCGCGACGAGCGCACGAACAAGGAGCACGACTTCAAGTTCGACGGCGGCATCTCCTCGTTCGTGGAGTACCTGAACAAGTCGAAGCAGACGCTCCACGACAAGCCCATCTCCTTCAGCACGGAGCGCGAGGGCGTCACGCTCGACATCGCGATGCAGTGGAATGACGGCTACGACGAGCGCATCTACACCTTCGCGAACAACATCAACACCCACGAGGGTGGCAGCCACCTGTCCGGCTTCAAGGCGGCGCTGACGCGCACGCTCAACAGCTACGCGGAGAAGGGCAGCCTCTGGAAGGACCTCAAGGAGACGCCCACCGGTGAGGACGCGCGGGAAGGCCTGTCCGCCGTCATCTCCGTCAAGCTGACCAACCCCCAGTTCGAGGGGCAGACGAAGACGAAGCTGGGCAACAGCGAGGTGAAGGGCCTGGTCGAGCAGATGGTGAACGACCAGCTCGGCTCCTTCCTGGAAGAGACGCCCATGGTCGCCAAGAAGGTCGTGGCGAAGATTGGCGACGCCTGCCGGGCACGTCTGGCCGCGCGCAAGGCGCGGGAGACGGTGCGCCGCAAGGGCGTGCTGGACGGCGGCGGGCTCCCCGGGAAGCTGGCGGACTGTCAGAGCCGCGACCCCAACGAGAGCGAGCTCTACATCGTCGAGGGTGACTCCGCAGGTGGCTCCGCGAAGCAGGGCCGGGACAGGCGCAACCAGGCCATCCTCCCGCTGCGCGGCAAGATCCTCAACGTGGAGAAGGCCCGCTTCGAGAAGATGCTCACCAGCGCCGAAATCGTGACGCTGATTACAGCCCTGGGCACGGGCATCGGCGCGGAGGACTACGACCCGGAGAAGGCGCGCTACCACCGCATCATCCTGATGACGGACGCCGACGTGGACGGCAGCCACATCCGCACGCTGCTGCTGACCTTCTTCTTCCGGCAGATGCCGGAGCTGCTCCAGAAGGGCTACCTCTACATCGCGCAGCCGCCGCTCTACAAAGTCACGCGCAACAAGAAGGACCAGTACGTCAAGGACGAGCACGCGCTCAACGAGTACCTGCTCAAGAGCGCGTCCGAGCACGCGCGCGTGCTGACGCCCGACGGCGAGCTGGGCGGCGCGGAGCTGAAGGGCCTGCTGGAGAAGGTGATTACGTACGAGGAGCGCCTGGAGAAGCAGGCCAAGCGCCGTGACGCGCGGGTGGTGGACGCGCTGGTGCAGGGCGCGCGGCTGTCGGCGGACACGCTGGCGGACGAGGCCGCCCTGGGGACGGCCGTGAAGGCCGCCTACGACACCTTCGAGCGCCGCATGCCGGACGTGCTGGGCCGCGTGCGCCACGAGCTGGTGCAGGACCCCGAGCACCACACGAAGAAGCTGGTGTTCCACACCGACGTGAACGGCGCCATGCGGGAGACGGTGCTCGACCACGCCTTCCTGTCCTCGCCGGAGTACGTGGAGCTGTCGACGCTGCGCGACGCCTTCGTGGCGCTGGGCAAGCCGCCGTACAAGGTCCGCGTGGACGCGGGGGAAATCACCGTCTTCTCGGTGCAGGAGGTGCTCGCCGCCGTGCGCAAGGACGCGCAGCGCGGCCTGGGCCTGCAGCGCTACAAGGGTCTGGGCGAGATGAACCCGGAGCAGCTCTGGGACACCACCATGAACCCCGCCACGCGCACGCTGCTCCAGGTGCGGGTGGAGGACGCGGTGGAGAGCGACGAAATCTTCTCGCTGTTGATGGGCGAGGCGGTGGAGCCGCGGCGCGAGTTCATCGAGCGCAACGCCCTGGATGTGCAGAACCTGGACATCTAG